A stretch of Cupriavidus necator DNA encodes these proteins:
- a CDS encoding oxepin-CoA hydrolase, alternative type, which produces MPAQLLSHRVDSTLVLTISNPEARNALHPDIYAASQQALDQAAADDSVRAVIITGADGIFCAGGNLNRLLGNRSQPQEVQAASIALLNGWVESLHAFPKPIIAAVEGAAAGAGFSVVLACDFVVAASNAKFVMAYVSVGLTPDGGGSYEIARALPRPLASELMMEGKPVDAARLAQFGLVNRVTEPGQALDEALRLAAGLARQSPHAVGRIKALINHAATASRAEHLLAERDSFVAALHHPDGGEGISAFLEKRKPQYL; this is translated from the coding sequence ATGCCCGCACAGTTGCTTTCCCACCGCGTCGATTCGACCCTGGTGCTGACCATCTCGAACCCCGAGGCACGCAATGCGCTGCACCCGGACATCTACGCGGCCTCGCAGCAGGCGCTGGATCAGGCCGCCGCCGATGACTCGGTGCGCGCGGTCATCATCACCGGCGCCGACGGCATTTTCTGCGCCGGCGGCAACCTGAACCGGCTGCTCGGCAACCGCAGCCAGCCGCAGGAGGTGCAGGCCGCCAGCATCGCCCTGCTGAACGGCTGGGTCGAGTCGCTGCACGCCTTTCCCAAGCCGATCATCGCGGCAGTGGAAGGCGCGGCCGCGGGCGCGGGCTTTTCGGTGGTGCTGGCGTGCGATTTCGTGGTGGCGGCCAGCAATGCCAAGTTCGTGATGGCCTATGTCTCCGTGGGGCTCACGCCCGACGGCGGCGGCTCGTATGAGATCGCACGCGCGCTGCCGCGCCCGCTGGCCAGCGAGCTGATGATGGAAGGCAAACCGGTGGACGCGGCGCGGCTGGCGCAGTTCGGGCTGGTCAACCGCGTCACCGAGCCGGGCCAGGCCCTGGACGAGGCCCTGCGCCTGGCCGCTGGCCTTGCCCGCCAGTCGCCGCACGCCGTGGGCCGCATCAAGGCCCTGATCAACCACGCAGCCACCGCATCGCGCGCCGAACACCTGCTGGCCGAGCGCGACAGCTTCGTCGCCGCGCTGCACCACCCCGACGGCGGCGAAGGCATCAGCGCCTTCCTGGAAAAGCGCAAGCCGCAGTACCTCTGA
- a CDS encoding histidine phosphatase family protein, whose protein sequence is MELPPPSRRRIYLMRHGAVSYFDEAGRPALPEMVPLNETGRMQATAAGRAFAAEQIRFDRVIVSGLPRTVETAERVLAELPEMDGIVPEVWPALQEIRGGDLSAIADQDLRDAFVGAFEGEVPEDKRFLNGETIGQFLDRVLPALERLRADPDWDTALMVLHGGTNRAILSQAITCGRRVFFGSLLQTAGCINVLDMGDGPLDWVVRMTNYSPPTPVHSGTRHTTMEVLLHQYLRGRQPQG, encoded by the coding sequence ATGGAACTGCCGCCGCCCTCGCGTCGCCGCATCTACCTGATGCGGCATGGTGCCGTTTCATATTTCGACGAGGCCGGGCGCCCTGCCCTGCCCGAGATGGTGCCGCTGAACGAGACCGGTCGCATGCAGGCGACCGCCGCCGGCCGCGCCTTTGCCGCCGAACAGATCCGCTTCGACCGCGTCATCGTCAGCGGACTGCCGCGCACGGTGGAGACCGCGGAGCGCGTGCTGGCCGAGCTGCCGGAGATGGACGGCATCGTGCCTGAAGTCTGGCCCGCGCTGCAGGAGATCCGCGGCGGCGACCTGTCCGCGATTGCCGACCAGGACCTGCGCGACGCCTTCGTCGGCGCCTTCGAAGGCGAAGTCCCGGAAGACAAGCGCTTCCTCAACGGCGAGACCATCGGCCAGTTCCTCGACCGCGTGCTGCCCGCGCTGGAGCGCCTGCGCGCCGATCCCGACTGGGACACCGCGCTGATGGTGCTGCACGGCGGCACCAACCGCGCCATCCTGTCGCAGGCCATCACCTGCGGGCGGCGCGTGTTCTTCGGCTCGCTGCTGCAGACCGCGGGCTGCATCAATGTGCTCGACATGGGCGACGGCCCGCTCGACTGGGTGGTGCGCATGACCAACTACTCGCCGCCCACGCCCGTGCACAGCGGCACGCGCCACACCACCATGGAAGTGCTGCTGCACCAGTATTTGCGCGGACGCCAGCCGCAGGGCTGA
- a CDS encoding acyl-CoA dehydrogenase family protein: MDFEYSPKVKEMQAKLLAFFDQHIYPNEKRFAAEIDANRRAGNAWVPTKVIEELKPLARAAGLWNLFLPRSPRAPQGLSNLEYATLCEIMGRVPWSAEVFNCAAPDTGNMETLERYASEELKDKWLEPLLAGEIRSAFLMTEPAVASSDATNIECRIERDGDHYVINGTKWWSSGAGDPRCKVYIVMGKTNPDAGRHEQQSMIVVPADTPGITIKRFLPVFGYDDAPHGHMEIELKNVRVPASNILLGEGRGFEIAQGRLGPGRIHHCMRSIGVAERALELMCKRALSRVAFGKPVSSQGVTQERIAEARCEIEMARLLTLKAAYMMDTVGNKVAKAEIAMIKVIAPNVALKVIDWAIQVHGAAGVSSDFPLANWWAHQRTLRLADGPDEVHRNAIAKLELAKHMNLNPDDIRMPVARGF; this comes from the coding sequence ATGGATTTCGAATACAGCCCGAAGGTCAAGGAAATGCAGGCCAAACTGCTGGCCTTCTTCGACCAGCACATCTACCCGAACGAAAAGCGTTTCGCCGCGGAGATCGACGCCAACCGCCGCGCCGGCAATGCCTGGGTGCCGACCAAGGTGATCGAGGAGCTGAAGCCGCTGGCACGCGCGGCCGGCCTGTGGAACCTGTTCCTGCCGCGCTCGCCGCGCGCCCCGCAGGGCCTGTCGAACCTGGAATACGCCACGCTGTGCGAAATCATGGGCCGGGTGCCCTGGTCGGCCGAGGTCTTCAACTGCGCGGCCCCCGACACCGGCAACATGGAGACGCTGGAGCGCTATGCCTCCGAGGAACTGAAGGACAAGTGGCTCGAGCCGCTGCTGGCCGGCGAGATCCGCTCGGCCTTCCTGATGACCGAGCCGGCCGTGGCCTCGTCGGACGCGACCAATATCGAATGCCGCATCGAGCGCGACGGCGACCACTATGTGATCAACGGCACCAAGTGGTGGTCGTCGGGCGCGGGCGACCCCCGCTGCAAGGTCTACATCGTGATGGGCAAGACCAATCCCGACGCCGGCCGCCATGAGCAGCAGTCGATGATCGTGGTGCCGGCCGATACCCCGGGCATCACCATCAAGCGCTTCCTGCCGGTGTTCGGCTACGACGACGCGCCGCACGGCCATATGGAGATCGAGCTGAAGAACGTGCGCGTGCCGGCCTCGAACATCCTGCTGGGCGAAGGCCGCGGCTTCGAGATCGCGCAGGGCCGCCTGGGCCCGGGCCGCATCCACCACTGCATGCGCAGCATCGGCGTGGCCGAGCGCGCGCTGGAACTGATGTGCAAGCGCGCGCTGTCGCGCGTGGCCTTCGGCAAGCCGGTGTCCAGCCAGGGCGTGACGCAGGAACGTATCGCCGAAGCCCGCTGCGAGATCGAGATGGCGCGCCTGCTGACGCTCAAGGCCGCGTACATGATGGACACCGTGGGCAACAAGGTGGCCAAGGCCGAGATCGCCATGATCAAGGTGATCGCCCCCAACGTGGCGCTGAAGGTGATCGACTGGGCCATCCAGGTCCATGGCGCCGCCGGCGTCTCCAGCGACTTCCCGCTGGCCAACTGGTGGGCGCACCAGCGCACGCTGCGCCTGGCCGACGGCCCGGACGAGGTGCACCGCAACGCCATCGCCAAGCTGGAGCTGGCCAAGCACATGAACCTGAACCCGGACGACATCAGGATGCCGGTGGCACGCGGGTTCTGA
- a CDS encoding sigma-70 family RNA polymerase sigma factor, with amino-acid sequence MQAPDPVPSAAPGAALSALPDHDLMLLVAGGIIEQPVTELFRRHNAGLYNYVAWLCQGNRGEAEDIAQKTWVKLMTRCGDYQPDAAFRTFLFQIARNSWLDQVRSADARQREALDDQPAEMPADDLSPEAELQLRQHAHHVQRALLQLPVAQREVVVLRFFSDMSVEEIAQMLGEKFETVKSRLRYAFARLRANLAGSVPGSQETPS; translated from the coding sequence ATGCAGGCACCCGACCCCGTCCCTTCCGCCGCGCCCGGCGCCGCGTTGTCCGCGCTGCCCGACCATGACCTGATGCTGCTGGTGGCGGGCGGCATCATCGAGCAGCCCGTCACCGAGCTGTTCCGCCGCCATAACGCCGGCCTCTACAACTACGTGGCCTGGCTGTGCCAGGGCAACCGCGGCGAAGCGGAAGACATCGCGCAGAAGACCTGGGTCAAGCTGATGACCCGCTGCGGCGACTACCAGCCGGACGCGGCGTTCCGCACCTTCCTGTTCCAGATTGCGCGCAATTCCTGGCTCGACCAGGTGCGCAGCGCCGATGCGCGCCAGCGCGAAGCGCTGGACGACCAGCCAGCGGAGATGCCGGCCGACGACCTGTCGCCGGAAGCGGAGCTGCAGTTGCGCCAGCACGCGCACCACGTGCAGCGCGCGCTGCTGCAGCTGCCCGTCGCCCAGCGCGAGGTGGTGGTGCTGCGCTTCTTCAGCGACATGAGCGTCGAAGAGATTGCGCAGATGCTCGGCGAGAAGTTCGAGACGGTGAAGAGCCGGCTGCGCTATGCGTTTGCGCGCCTGCGCGCAAACCTGGCCGGCAGCGTGCCGGGCTCGCAGGAGACGCCGTCGTGA
- the ggt gene encoding gamma-glutamyltransferase, which produces MAHPDLSSMAWRGALALALTALLGACGTQGGGTAAPAAPAAPSATTPPAAMPPAPEVASGYRPGMSTVYAQRHMAAAANPLASEAGRAILRQGGSAIDAAIAMQAVLTLVEPQATGIGGGAFIMYWDGKNVQAFDGRETAPAGATENLFLRPDGKPMEFSEAQIGGRSVGTPGVMRALEMAHQKHGRLPWAKLFQPAIDLAEKGFPISQRLYTQVAADKFLANSPEMAAYFLDAQGKPKPAGTVLKNPKLAQTLRDVARRGAGVLYNGPIARDIVAKVNGGSNAGSLSLADLGSYRAKQRVPVCTDYKRWKICGMPPPSSGGIAIAQILGTLQALETKNPKYALAALKPQGVNTPAVMEANPDAVHAISEADRLAYADRGLYVADADFVPVNVTGLVSPSYLATRAELIGDKSMSKAQPGVPPGTAMAYAPDRSPPRVSTSQIVAVDGRGGAISMTTTIESYFGSHLMVRGFMLNNQLTDFSFVPSENGKPVANRVQPGKRPRSSMAPTLVFDRESGQLVATVGSPGGSQIIEYVSKTLVGMLDWNMDVQAAIGMGNFGSRNGPTEVEKGLVSPGLVQALQQRGHQVAEIEMTSGTQAIMRKQGPDGKVVWAGGADPRREGVALGD; this is translated from the coding sequence ATGGCTCACCCTGACCTCTCTTCGATGGCGTGGCGCGGCGCGCTGGCCCTTGCCCTGACTGCGCTGCTCGGTGCTTGTGGTACCCAGGGCGGAGGGACCGCCGCGCCCGCAGCACCGGCCGCGCCGTCGGCCACGACACCGCCTGCCGCGATGCCGCCGGCCCCGGAAGTTGCCTCCGGGTATCGCCCGGGCATGTCCACCGTCTACGCGCAGCGCCACATGGCTGCCGCGGCCAACCCGTTGGCGAGCGAGGCCGGGCGCGCCATCCTGCGCCAGGGCGGCTCGGCCATCGACGCCGCCATCGCGATGCAGGCCGTGCTGACGCTGGTCGAGCCGCAGGCCACCGGCATCGGCGGCGGTGCCTTCATCATGTACTGGGACGGCAAGAACGTTCAGGCCTTCGACGGCCGCGAGACCGCCCCTGCCGGCGCCACCGAAAACCTGTTCCTGCGCCCCGACGGCAAGCCCATGGAGTTCAGCGAGGCCCAGATCGGGGGACGCTCCGTCGGCACGCCCGGCGTGATGCGCGCGCTGGAAATGGCACACCAGAAGCACGGCCGCCTGCCGTGGGCCAAGCTGTTCCAGCCCGCCATCGACCTGGCCGAGAAGGGTTTCCCGATCTCGCAGCGGCTGTACACGCAGGTGGCTGCCGACAAGTTCCTGGCCAATTCGCCGGAGATGGCCGCGTACTTCCTGGATGCACAGGGCAAGCCCAAGCCGGCCGGCACGGTGCTGAAGAACCCGAAGCTGGCGCAGACCCTGCGCGATGTCGCCCGGCGCGGTGCCGGCGTGCTCTACAACGGGCCGATCGCGCGCGATATCGTCGCCAAGGTCAACGGCGGCAGCAATGCCGGCTCGCTGTCGCTGGCTGACCTGGGCAGCTACCGGGCCAAGCAGCGCGTGCCGGTCTGTACCGACTACAAGCGCTGGAAGATCTGCGGCATGCCGCCGCCGTCGTCGGGCGGCATCGCCATCGCGCAGATCCTGGGCACGCTGCAGGCGCTCGAGACCAAGAATCCCAAGTACGCGCTGGCCGCGCTCAAGCCGCAGGGCGTGAACACGCCGGCGGTGATGGAGGCCAATCCCGACGCGGTCCACGCAATCTCCGAAGCCGACCGCCTGGCCTACGCCGACCGTGGCCTGTACGTGGCCGATGCCGACTTCGTGCCGGTCAACGTGACCGGCCTGGTCAGCCCGTCCTACCTTGCCACGCGCGCGGAGCTGATCGGCGACAAGAGCATGAGCAAGGCCCAGCCGGGGGTGCCGCCGGGCACGGCGATGGCCTACGCGCCCGACCGTTCACCGCCGCGCGTCTCCACCTCGCAGATCGTTGCGGTCGATGGCCGCGGCGGGGCGATTTCAATGACCACCACGATCGAGTCGTACTTCGGCTCCCATTTGATGGTGCGCGGCTTCATGCTGAACAACCAGCTGACCGATTTCTCCTTCGTGCCGAGCGAGAACGGCAAGCCGGTGGCCAACCGCGTGCAGCCGGGCAAGCGCCCGCGCTCGTCGATGGCGCCGACGCTGGTGTTCGACCGCGAGAGCGGCCAGCTGGTCGCCACGGTCGGTTCGCCGGGCGGCTCGCAGATCATCGAGTATGTGTCCAAGACCCTGGTCGGCATGCTGGACTGGAACATGGACGTGCAGGCCGCCATCGGCATGGGCAACTTCGGCAGCCGCAACGGCCCGACCGAGGTGGAGAAGGGGCTGGTCTCGCCGGGCCTGGTGCAGGCACTGCAGCAGCGCGGCCACCAGGTGGCCGAGATCGAGATGACCAGCGGCACGCAGGCGATCATGCGCAAGCAGGGGCCTGACGGCAAGGTGGTGTGGGCCGGTGGTGCGGACCCGCGGCGGGAAGGGGTGGCGCTGGGGGATTGA
- a CDS encoding CAP domain-containing protein, with product MTGKRLLADHQPMPPRRARRTTLALTTLCAAAALALSACGGGGGDGDGGGGTSSNASQANGQASAPSGSGSITPSTAGACYTVSGTAPAPAAGGGVSLLPARGSAVSNYRVLEEPRSAGLCYANYRREQVGLPPLAARDPLNTVAQNHTAYMLANATLTHDETSGKPGYTGATPNERIQAAYPTNATAEVVAGANRWTSVANAQLSMSPKDALVSDLVNAPFHRAALLGSYGSAGSGFAERVGPDGSGTSASYYQTIDLADASKGGSDSQMVAYPYNGQADVPASWVNTESPNPAPGYEGKTVGYPVSLQAINTSLQFDADNFVITDAQGNNVSCLKVDSRSSGLSSAARGLAICTPVAPLASQQRYSVRVTGRLGSQPVDLSWSFTTR from the coding sequence ATGACCGGGAAACGCTTGCTTGCTGATCACCAACCCATGCCGCCGCGACGCGCGCGGCGCACCACGCTCGCCCTGACCACCCTTTGCGCTGCTGCGGCGCTGGCACTGTCCGCATGTGGCGGCGGTGGTGGCGATGGCGATGGCGGCGGCGGTACTTCGTCGAACGCATCGCAAGCGAACGGGCAGGCCAGCGCGCCGTCCGGCTCTGGCTCGATCACGCCATCCACCGCAGGTGCCTGCTATACCGTCAGCGGCACGGCGCCGGCACCCGCGGCGGGCGGCGGCGTCTCGCTGCTGCCGGCGCGCGGCAGTGCGGTCAGCAATTACCGCGTGCTGGAAGAGCCGCGCAGCGCCGGCCTGTGCTACGCCAACTATCGGCGCGAGCAGGTGGGCCTGCCGCCGCTGGCGGCACGCGATCCGCTCAATACCGTGGCGCAGAACCACACTGCCTACATGCTGGCCAACGCCACGCTGACGCACGACGAGACCAGCGGCAAGCCGGGCTATACCGGCGCCACGCCCAACGAGCGCATCCAGGCCGCCTATCCGACCAATGCCACCGCGGAAGTCGTGGCCGGTGCCAACCGCTGGACTTCGGTTGCCAATGCGCAGCTGTCGATGTCGCCCAAGGACGCGCTGGTGTCGGACCTGGTCAACGCGCCGTTCCACCGCGCCGCGCTGCTGGGCAGCTACGGCTCGGCCGGCAGCGGCTTTGCCGAGCGCGTGGGCCCTGATGGCAGCGGCACCTCGGCCAGCTACTACCAGACCATCGACCTGGCCGATGCATCGAAGGGCGGCAGCGACAGCCAGATGGTGGCCTACCCGTACAACGGCCAGGCCGACGTGCCGGCCAGCTGGGTCAACACCGAAAGCCCCAACCCCGCCCCAGGCTATGAGGGCAAGACCGTGGGCTATCCGGTTTCGCTGCAGGCCATCAACACCTCGCTGCAGTTCGATGCCGACAACTTCGTCATCACCGACGCGCAAGGCAACAATGTGAGCTGCCTCAAGGTCGACAGCCGTTCGTCGGGCCTCTCCAGCGCGGCACGCGGCCTGGCGATCTGCACGCCGGTGGCGCCGCTGGCCAGCCAGCAGCGCTACAGCGTGAGGGTTACCGGCCGGCTGGGTTCGCAGCCGGTGGACCTGAGCTGGTCGTTCACCACACGCTGA
- a CDS encoding vWA domain-containing protein → MQLRAPAIISSFAAALVLSACGGHSPSLPPEVAQPVPPPAAPAPTHDHAAKAGQVAPAMEMHAIAPRAPLAMPYHLPPPVPAERERYGAIEENGVRLVAQAPVSTFSIDVDTGSYSNMRRMLNAGRMPPADAVRVEELLNYFPYDYAQPADGRPFAVHAALAPAPWHPANVLLRIGIKGKDMASAALPPANLVFLVDVSGSMNSPDKLLLLKSSLKLLVNKLRPQDRITLVTYASGTRVALPPTPGSDKTAISAAIDQLVAGGSTAGASGIALAYQAAQQSFIAGGINRVLLATDGDFNVGVTDFRQLKSMVEEKRKSGVSLSTLGFGTGNYNEQLMEQLADAGDGAYSYIDNLMEGNKVLVSEISSTLATIARDVKIQVEFNPATVKEYRLIGYENRMLAREDFNNDKVDAGDIGAGHTVTALYELTLAGQAGLVDPLRYQPAAPAPGRDGELAHIKLRYKLPAASTSQLMDITVVRQAIRPLAQGDDDFRFAAAVAGFGQVLRGGKFTGDWRYADAHALAQGARGTDRFGYRGEFLKLVDLAQSLATASPAGATSGGPAERAAR, encoded by the coding sequence ATGCAACTTCGCGCACCGGCCATCATTTCCAGTTTTGCCGCCGCTCTGGTGTTGTCGGCCTGCGGCGGGCATTCGCCGTCGCTTCCCCCGGAAGTGGCCCAGCCTGTGCCGCCGCCCGCGGCCCCGGCGCCCACGCACGACCACGCCGCCAAGGCTGGCCAGGTGGCACCCGCCATGGAAATGCACGCCATCGCCCCGCGCGCCCCGCTGGCGATGCCCTACCACCTTCCACCGCCGGTACCAGCCGAGCGCGAACGCTACGGCGCCATCGAGGAAAACGGCGTCAGGCTGGTGGCGCAGGCGCCGGTATCCACCTTCAGCATCGATGTCGATACCGGCAGCTACAGCAATATGCGCCGCATGCTCAATGCCGGACGCATGCCGCCGGCCGATGCGGTGCGCGTGGAAGAGTTGCTGAACTACTTCCCCTATGACTATGCCCAGCCCGCCGACGGCCGTCCGTTCGCCGTGCATGCCGCGCTGGCGCCCGCGCCCTGGCACCCGGCCAATGTGCTGCTGCGCATCGGCATCAAGGGCAAGGACATGGCCAGCGCCGCGCTGCCGCCCGCCAACCTGGTATTCCTGGTGGATGTGTCGGGATCGATGAATTCGCCGGACAAGCTGCTGCTGCTGAAGTCCTCGCTCAAGCTGCTGGTGAACAAGCTGCGGCCGCAGGACCGCATCACGCTGGTCACCTATGCCAGCGGCACGCGCGTGGCGCTGCCACCCACGCCGGGCAGCGACAAGACCGCCATCAGCGCCGCCATCGACCAGCTCGTGGCCGGGGGCAGCACCGCCGGCGCCAGCGGCATCGCGCTGGCCTATCAGGCCGCGCAGCAGAGCTTTATCGCCGGCGGCATCAACCGCGTGCTGCTGGCCACCGACGGCGACTTCAATGTGGGCGTGACCGACTTCCGGCAACTCAAGAGCATGGTGGAAGAGAAACGCAAGTCGGGCGTATCGCTGTCCACGCTCGGTTTCGGCACCGGCAACTACAACGAGCAGCTGATGGAGCAGCTGGCCGATGCCGGCGACGGCGCCTATTCGTATATCGACAACCTGATGGAAGGCAACAAGGTGCTGGTCAGCGAGATCAGCTCGACCCTGGCCACCATCGCGCGCGACGTGAAGATCCAGGTGGAATTCAATCCGGCCACGGTGAAGGAGTATCGCCTGATCGGCTATGAGAACCGCATGCTGGCGCGCGAGGACTTCAACAACGACAAGGTCGATGCCGGCGATATCGGCGCGGGCCACACCGTGACGGCGCTGTATGAGCTGACGCTGGCCGGCCAGGCCGGGCTGGTCGATCCGCTGCGCTACCAGCCGGCCGCACCCGCGCCGGGGCGCGACGGCGAGCTCGCGCACATCAAGCTGCGCTACAAGCTGCCTGCCGCCAGCACCAGCCAGTTGATGGACATCACCGTCGTGCGGCAGGCCATCCGTCCGCTGGCGCAAGGCGATGACGACTTCCGCTTTGCCGCGGCGGTGGCCGGTTTCGGTCAGGTGCTGCGCGGCGGCAAGTTCACCGGCGACTGGCGCTACGCCGATGCCCACGCGCTGGCCCAGGGCGCCCGCGGCACCGACCGCTTTGGCTATCGGGGCGAGTTCCTCAAGCTGGTGGACCTGGCACAGAGCCTGGCCACGGCCAGTCCGGCCGGCGCTACCAGCGGCGGGCCGGCCGAGCGTGCGGCACGCTGA
- a CDS encoding phosphotransferase: MTSNVSHFEGTRPVADQQRFDTDALEAWMRQHVEGFAGPLTVEQFKGGQSNPTFKLVTPGQTYVMRAKPGPKSKLLPSAHAIEREYRVMAALAGSDVPVARMYALCEDESVIGRAFYIMEFVAGRVLWDQSLPGMSTAERSAIYDEMNRVIAALHTVDYNAIGLGDYGKPGNYFQRQIERWTKQYKLSETESIPSMDALMDWLPQHIPQEDADLTSIVHGDYRLDNLMFHPTEPRVLAVLDWELSTLGHPMADFSYHCMSWHIAPGQFRGIAGVDFAALGIPDEASYRRLYEQRTGRPITGDWNFYLAFSMFRIAGILQGIMKRVVDGTASSAQALDAGKRARPMAEMGWQYAQKAKG; encoded by the coding sequence ATGACCAGCAACGTATCGCACTTCGAGGGCACGCGCCCGGTAGCGGACCAGCAGCGCTTCGACACCGACGCGCTGGAAGCCTGGATGCGCCAGCACGTGGAGGGCTTTGCCGGCCCGCTGACCGTGGAGCAGTTCAAGGGCGGCCAGTCCAACCCGACCTTCAAGCTGGTCACGCCGGGCCAGACCTACGTGATGCGCGCCAAGCCCGGCCCCAAGAGCAAGCTGCTGCCTTCGGCGCACGCGATCGAGCGCGAATACCGCGTGATGGCCGCGCTGGCCGGCAGCGACGTGCCGGTGGCGCGCATGTACGCGCTGTGCGAGGACGAGTCCGTGATCGGCCGCGCCTTCTACATCATGGAGTTCGTCGCCGGCCGCGTGCTGTGGGACCAGTCGCTGCCGGGCATGAGCACCGCCGAGCGCAGCGCCATCTACGACGAGATGAACCGCGTCATCGCCGCGCTGCACACGGTCGACTACAACGCCATCGGCCTGGGCGACTACGGCAAGCCCGGCAACTACTTCCAGCGCCAGATCGAGCGCTGGACCAAGCAGTACAAGCTGTCCGAGACCGAATCGATCCCGTCGATGGACGCGCTGATGGACTGGCTGCCGCAGCATATCCCGCAGGAAGACGCCGACCTGACCTCGATCGTGCATGGCGACTACCGGCTCGACAACCTGATGTTCCACCCGACCGAGCCGCGCGTGCTGGCGGTGCTGGACTGGGAACTGTCCACGCTGGGCCACCCGATGGCCGACTTCAGCTATCACTGCATGAGCTGGCATATCGCCCCGGGCCAGTTCCGCGGCATTGCCGGCGTTGACTTCGCCGCGCTGGGCATCCCCGACGAAGCCAGCTACCGCCGCCTGTACGAGCAGCGCACCGGCCGCCCGATCACGGGCGACTGGAACTTCTATCTGGCCTTCAGCATGTTCCGCATCGCCGGCATCCTGCAGGGGATCATGAAGCGCGTGGTGGACGGCACCGCGTCGTCGGCGCAGGCGCTGGACGCAGGCAAGCGCGCGCGGCCGATGGCGGAGATGGGGTGGCAGTACGCACAGAAGGCGAAGGGCTGA
- a CDS encoding LysR family transcriptional regulator, translating into MQLSRIDLNLFVVFDAIYSEGSITAAARQLNLTQPAVSHALGRLRTLFDDPLFERRGQGMAPTPLARSLAAEVRSALQSFARTLQDTPHFDPTNTVRRFTIGMRDALESTLLPPLMARVTAMAPQVEIAAIRFDRREMESELLAGTLDAALDILLPVSPAIHHAPFMADPMVVLARRDHPLVKKELTLERYLAAEHVHVSSRRRGAGLEDQALHRMGLTRRVRLRCQHYAAACRVVSCTDLLATLPLRYARIANEPYANRLLSLPFKVPSLELHLYWHAGGENDGANRWLREQLMAVMAALGTGMADVAAAS; encoded by the coding sequence ATGCAGCTCTCCCGCATCGACCTGAATCTCTTCGTGGTGTTCGACGCCATCTACAGCGAAGGCAGCATCACCGCGGCCGCGCGCCAGCTCAACCTGACGCAGCCCGCGGTCAGCCATGCGCTGGGCCGGCTGCGCACGCTGTTCGACGACCCGCTGTTCGAGCGGCGCGGGCAGGGCATGGCGCCCACGCCGCTGGCGCGCTCGCTGGCCGCCGAGGTGCGCAGCGCGCTGCAATCGTTCGCGCGCACGCTGCAGGATACGCCGCACTTCGATCCCACCAATACCGTGCGGCGTTTCACCATCGGCATGCGCGACGCGCTGGAATCCACGCTGCTGCCGCCGCTGATGGCGCGCGTCACGGCAATGGCGCCGCAGGTGGAGATTGCCGCGATCCGCTTCGACCGCCGCGAGATGGAATCCGAGCTGCTGGCCGGCACGCTGGACGCCGCGCTGGACATCCTGCTGCCGGTCTCGCCCGCCATCCACCACGCGCCGTTCATGGCCGATCCGATGGTGGTGCTGGCGCGGCGCGACCATCCGCTGGTGAAGAAGGAACTGACGCTCGAGCGCTACCTCGCGGCCGAGCATGTGCACGTGTCGTCGCGCCGCCGCGGCGCCGGGCTGGAAGACCAGGCCCTGCACCGCATGGGCCTGACGCGGCGCGTGCGCCTGCGTTGCCAGCACTACGCGGCCGCGTGCCGCGTGGTCAGCTGCACCGACCTGCTGGCCACGCTGCCGCTGCGCTATGCGCGCATCGCCAATGAGCCCTATGCCAACCGCCTGCTGTCGCTGCCGTTCAAGGTGCCGTCGCTGGAACTGCACCTGTACTGGCATGCGGGCGGCGAAAACGACGGTGCCAACCGCTGGCTGCGCGAGCAGCTGATGGCGGTGATGGCCGCGCTCGGCACCGGCATGGCCGACGTGGCCGCCGCCAGCTAA